A DNA window from Trypanosoma brucei brucei TREU927 chromosome 10, whole genome shotgun sequence contains the following coding sequences:
- a CDS encoding hypoxanthine-guanine phosphoribosyltransferase encodes MEPACKYDFATSVLFTEAELHTRMRGVAQRIADDYSNCNLKPLENPLVIVSVLKGSFVFTADMVRILGDFGVPTRVEFLRASSYGHDTKSCGRVDVKADGLCDIRGKHVLVLEDILDTALTLREVVDSLKKSEPASIKTLVAIDKPGGRKIPFTAEYVVADVPNVFVVGYGLDYDQSYREVRDVVILKPSVYETWGKELERRKAAGEAKR; translated from the coding sequence atgGAACCAGCTTGCAAATACGACTTCGCAACGAGTGTCCTCTTTACAGAGGCAGAACTACACACTCGCATGCGCGGTGTGGCGCAGCGTATTGCCGATGACTACAGCAACTGCAATTTGAAGCCACTTGAAAATCCTCTGGTAATTGTGTCTGTATTGAAGGGCAGCTTCGTCTTCACTGCTGACATGGTTCGCATTCTTGGTGATTTTGGCGTCCCCACACGTGTGGAATTCCTACGGGCCTCGTCATATGGTCACGATACTAAAAGTTGTGGTCGAGTTGACGTGAAGGCTGACGGTCTTTGTGACATCCGCGGCAAACATGTCCTTGTTTTGGAGGATATACTTGATACTGCGCTGACGTTGAGGGAAGTGGTGGACAGCTTGAAAAAGAGCGAACCCGCGAGCATTAAAACCCTCGTGGCTATCGACAAACCCGGTGGACGTAAAATACCTTTCACTGCGGAATACGTTGTGGCGGATGTTCCCAATGTGTTCGTGGTTGGCTACGGGTTGGATTACGACCAATCATACCGTGAGGTGCGTGATGTTGTAATCCTAAAACCGAGCGTGTATGAAACATGGGGAAAGGAACTTGAGCGGAGGAAGGCCGCTGGAGAAGCCAAGCGGTAA
- a CDS encoding hypoxanthine-guanine phosphoribosyltransferase, putative, producing the protein MHSGHPLKPNFVGRDADGNVTVDGRSYPMAESVVATESTIHRSMKEMAQTLANAYKTLKHRDTHNKGNSALAPITDENPLIIISVLKGSYIFTADMVRYLGDCGLPNVVDFIRITSYRGTTKSSGTVQVLDNLRFTELTGKHVLIMEDIADTGRTMKLLVEKIRREYRPASLKVCVLVDKPGGRVVDFKPEFVCLTAPTRYVVGYGFEVNDRYRNYRHVFVLKPEYAKRYPSKL; encoded by the coding sequence ATGCACTCGGGCCATCCTCTCAAACCGAACTTTGTTGGCAGGGATGCTGACGGAAATGTTACGGTTGATGGCAGATCATATCCCATGGCGGAAAGTGTTGTCGCCACGGAGAGCACAATTCACCGAAGCATGAAGGAAATGGCACAGACGCTTGCCAACGCTTACAAGACACTTAAGCACCGCGATACCCACAATAAGGGTAATAGCGCATTGGCCCCAATCACCGATGAAAATCCactaattattatttctgtcCTGAAGGGCAGTTATATTTTCACGGCAGACATGGTTCGTTACCTTGGAGACTGTGGGCTACCTAACGTTGTGGACTTTATACGCATTACTTCATACAGGGGAACCACGAAAAGCAGTGGCACCGTGCAGGTGCTGGATAACCTGCGCTTCACTGAATTAACGGGGAAACATGTACTTATTATGGAAGACATTGCCGACACGGGGCGTACAATGAAGCTTTTGGTGGAGAAGATCCGCCGGGAGTACCGACCTGCCAGTTTGAAGGTGTGCGTACTTGTGGACAAGCCCGGTGGTCGCGTTGTGGACTTTAAGCCCGAATTTGTTTGCCTGACTGCACCAACTAGATACGTGGTTGGTTACGGCTTCGAGGTGAATGACAGGTACAGGAACTACCGTCACGTCTTTGTTTTAAAACCGGAGTATGCGAAACGGTACCCGAGCAAATTGTAA